In Silurus meridionalis isolate SWU-2019-XX chromosome 11, ASM1480568v1, whole genome shotgun sequence, the sequence TACTCTGATTGTTCATTAGACTTTTAAATCTACATCTCTGTTGAAGTTGCTTTGGTCAGTGAATTTTCAgatgggatgaataaagtaatCCATGTCTCTCTTGTGTTTGTCTGGAGTAGAAGTGGTCCAAAGGAAAGGTGAGGGACAAGCTCAACAACCTGGTCCTCTTCGACAAGGCGACTTATGACAAGCTGTACAAAGAAGTCCCTAACTACAAGCTCATCACGCCTGCCGTGGTGTCCGAGAGGCTGAAGATCAGAGGCTCCCTGGCCAGGGCAGCTCTTCTCGAACTGCTCAGCAAAGGTAGCGGGGAATGCACTGTGGTATTTTTGATGGTTGAAAAGAGATTTGTTGATTTTGGATTTAAATAAGGTGAAGTTCCATCTTAAAGCAGGACTGTCCAGTCTTATCTGCAGAGGGCTGGTGTggatgcaggttttttttataaagcaggAGCCACACTTGATTACCTGTCTTAAGTTAATTTTAGTTGAAAATAGACTCCAGTGTTCTCTTGTTTTAAACAACCGGCAAATGGCGATGTTTTCACATTCGTTCAGGTGTGTCCTTTTAGAGCAGTCATTACTTGAATACATTAATGCTGTTGATATTCAGTTACACCACAGTGATTAggtaaatgtattcattatctAGCTGCAGTTGTGCCACATCTTGTATGTGTTCACATCCTGGATAGATCAAGAAGATTtgctggattttatttatttattttttagatattttcttTGCCAGTCATAACTATCTGCAAACAACTTTTGTGAAAGCTTTATAGTCAGGTGGTTGGTTGCCTTTTTCGGCGTACTGTTTCTACAATTAAGgttcaaaatttattttattttactcattTATCCTGTCAATCAGTTCTCAAATTGTAAATGCTCATGATAACAATTTATCAAAACGGCAGTCTGGATTTGTCACCAGAATTTATCAATTTGTGATTTAGTACAATTTCTTAAAATGTGACTTGATTTTTCTTGGTGTATAACAGTATGAAGTGATTTTGTTTCTGTACCATGTctgactgaaattctttttatttttctctgtagGTATGATCAAGCTTGTGTCAAAACACAGGGCTCAGGTGATTTACACGCGCAACACCAAGGGCACTGATGAGGGAGCACCTGAGAAGGATGCATAAAGAGGTGATCATCATAAAGTTTTTATAATGGTTTTAATAATACTCCTGCATTATAAGGTGCAATTAGTTATCCAGTTTATActaatctctttttctttctttcttttcagcgTCATCGTTAACTCAtcattgtgttttgtatagttaAATAAACAACGAAAATGGATTTTGTCCGTGTTGTCTGAGTGTTTGtggtaagaaagaaaagaagtgaCTGGTcacatgtacatgtgtataGCACGGTGAAATTCTTTTGCAAGCGATGTTCAGAAGCTTGGGTCAGAGAGCATGGGGCACCATTATACAGAGGGCCCCTGGAACGGCGCTTGACCTTTTTACaacagatgaatgaatgaacatcaAAACTAAAGTGAATTTTATGTCATCTGCAGGTTTGCTCAATCTGAGCAGGGAGTAGTTTGTTTTTCATTGCTGCAAATAATTATAACGAACAAATGTTTTTGGTGTGTGTAGGGGTGAAAAATGCacttaaacattatttaattgtctgaAATCTTGTGTGGTGAAAGTTAAACCTTAGTAACCTAAACAAACCACAGAGCCAGAGCTCAACAAATTGAGTAATTATATAAACATTCAATCATTACACGGCTAATTAAACGTTTACTAATAGTCTGCCAAAATCGGTCACATTTTGGAGAATGCATTAACATTTCTGCAGCCTTACACCTTTTAGCAGCTCACATTTACAATAAAGAGCTGCAACCCAATGTGGCCCACTTGATTCACTTTCGGACTTAATCGGAGTACCTGGTGCAGTAGAACAGAACTAGGGTCTCTTGCGGTGCCTATGGACCTCCCTCAAGAACCACACTGGGATCAAACCCAGGATTCTGTTTAGATTGTACTTAACTTTGCATGTATGAACTTGCCTTTGTAAAAATTTTGGATTACTTGGAtggaaaagtttgtggacaataTGGTATTAACTTGGTTTTTGCTTTGATCACTCATCACATGGTCCGATACCaggaccaccaagctgccactgttaggtcctttagcaaggcccataaccctcaattgctcagctgtataactacAATAACCAAGTctttctggataagggtgtgtAATAAATTTTGCTGATCTTCATGCCACAGTTGCAAACAGAAGTTGAGCAAGATTAGAACACATACAGGCTGAAAGAAGTGAttgtgctttaaataaaaaaaaaaaattgtttaccGGAGGATGCACTGCATATTAGTCTGTGTGCATCTATTGATCAATTTATATCTGAGATTATATCTAATCTACAGCATTTATAAAACTCGTGTTGTTTGGGGGGGAATCAGCACGTCAGTAGTGATGTAGACCGTTGCACTTACTAATAAGAATGTGCTTTATAAATTGGTGTAATATAAACCAAttcattttttgtaaaaatattggCAAAACCAAGAACTGTGCAAACCATGAATGTTACACCGATTATACTGGATAGCACAGCGGCGTCCATTTCAAATGCAAACTCCATTTCCCAGAGAGCTTTGCTTTCCAAAATCCGGAAGCTACCTACAGATTTACTAGACAAGAGCACGTTAAATCACAAACTCCGTTTTAATATTTGGTAATAAAGGATTGAAGTAATCCTTCTGTGCTACAGGAAATGCCACCCACAGCGCATGCGTATTGAACGCTGCCGCGCCCAGAAATCAGGAGTGTTACAACATtgtttaacattaaaataaatatggttTCTTAAATCAAGCTTGTCAGCATAAATGGCAAATGCATGTTACGCTGCCCTAGAACAGAATAGGTTTGCCAACGCTAGAGGGCGAAATCGTTTTTTCGATTcgattttaaaatatttggagAAATAATAGTTATCGAGTTTAATCTTGAAAATTTgaaacaaaaaggaaataagAGTTTTatggtttgattttttttttttttaagtaagatCGTATTTTGTATGCGTTTTAAGCACATAACACTTCTTGACTCgatgtaaaataaacataatattcACTACAGCACTTTCTTCGAAATGAGAAGAAATGTAGACCAtaacgtggggaaaaa encodes:
- the rps25 gene encoding 40S ribosomal protein S25, which produces MPPKDSKQKKDTSKAKKDKDPVNKSGGKAKKKKWSKGKVRDKLNNLVLFDKATYDKLYKEVPNYKLITPAVVSERLKIRGSLARAALLELLSKGMIKLVSKHRAQVIYTRNTKGTDEGAPEKDA